TAAGATTCGGCCCAACATGACACTCGGTCCAGTATATGCACAGCAAAAGCCCAACAGTAAACCTATGGCCCTGGAGACGGCCCAACCACTGGAAACCTACATAATAAAAGTTAAATTACACAACTTGATTTCAAATATAAGTTATATTCTAGGCTTATGCATAATAATAAGAAAATGAACGGAAAAAACTTTGTTGAGAGACTGAAAAGTACGGAACTGTGACGTTTGATTTTATTACAGTGCAATGTTGTACTATTAGAAAGAAGCTGCAAGTACTCGTAATAAACCATTTGGTAGTAAAGTTGGGAGTAATTGCATCAAACAGGGTACAAGAGTAAACAGGGTTTATACTACAAATCAAAGTACACAGGGTGCATGTAAGGTTTAGATAGCTACTCGAATGGGTACACTCTTTGATCTGTCCGTATGATTGAGTAAAACCATGGATGTTGTGCTATGAGGAGTAGGATTCACAAAACTGATGAAAATTGTTCGATTCTTACGAAATTTCGTGGTTACGAGCCTACTTAGCTGACAAACTATGAGGTaaagcaaatttgaaaaaaaacaaagtaaattTTTGAATTTCAATGAAATTTGATATTTACAAGTTTATAGACTGTTTTCAGTAGGTGAACGATTATGTGAACCCTAACAAGGATTCGAGGAATCGAGGGCTCGAGGCTAAACCGCTAAAGGCAAGCACAATGTAGTTTTATTTGCTTGGTGCCAACAATAACATAAAGACGTAGTAGTTGTTATTATTGTTGGTCTGTTGGCAAAGTTTAACATTGAAACAATTGTTTGATACTTCTGAAAAAATATaggttttatagtttttagcttatagtttattttttagattttatagCTACATATTCTTATAATTTAGATGAAAATTTATATGATTTGAAGTGAGTAGGAGATGTTAGAAGAAGCTACGTTTGAAACTCGGCTGAGTTTGTTAGGACTAGTTGGGAACCAGTATCCTGtgtacggaaaacggagcggtctattaacacgtgattaattaagtattagctatttttttaaaaaaaatggattaatataatttttaagtaactttcgtatagaaactttttttaaaaaaatacaccgtttagcagtttgaaaagcgtacgcgtGGAACACGAGAGAGAAGTTGAAAAAACTGGCTGCCGAACATAGCCTAAATAGAGCCATTATCTCTTTCTACAATGCTTCTCGCGGGACTATGGTGATACTGGATACCAGATTATTGATACTGGAGTAACTTTGCTACTCCTACTATAGTATCACATTTGTGTGGTCGCACTAAGAGAGGTTTGTGATGCTTATGCTTATATAtacttatcaaccaaaatttaaatttttaaatttggagctgattttaggGATTTCtcattaaagtttattttttggcctttgcttttagattattgagaacacgtatataaaaattttattcataaattattttttatttgtaaatataccgTTTGACTTATTCCACGAATAAGCGAAATGATAGGGCTGGCAATAGTGATCGAGATGGGCTGAGTGCAATTGTGATCGCGTTGAGGGGGGGAGCAATACGGCCACGCACGACTCCACACGTTCCGTGCGTACGAGATGCAGATGCACGCACGGTTGCAGCAAAGGGAAGGAGGAAGCAAACATACTATTCGACCGTTCCAATACTGTTTTAACGAAGGCGCTGACGTGGCCATGCCTTCGTGCCGTCCTACTGTCCCATAGATTATTGATGCGCGTACCATCGAGTGGTAGGCGTAGAGTAGAGATATCTTTTAACTAGAGTACTTGTATCCTgtattccaaaataaattacgGCTATgggtgtttagttcacgctaaaattaaaagtttggttgaaattggaatgatgtgatggaaaaattgaaagtttgtgtgtgtaggaaagttttgatgcgatggaaaagttggaagtttgaagaaaaagtttggaactaaacgtGGCCTATGTTTAGATCgatgggtgaaaatttttggcgtgtcacatcggatatacggacatacatttaaaatattaaacgtggattaataacaaaacaaattacataattcaCATGTAAACTGCtacacaaatttattaagcctaattaatccatcatcaaatgtttattgtagcaccacattgtcagatcatggcgcaattaggtttaaaatatttgtctggcaatttacacgcaaactatgtaattactttttttatctatatttaatactccgtaCATGTGTtaaaacgttcgatgtgacggggCAAAAAAATTACcagtggatctaaacaccccctaacttGTAaagattaaattttatttgaaataaacCAACTTTTATCCTCTTTTATCCTCTTGCTTACCATCGGTCCATAAATCATGAATTTTATTCACTCAATATCtctcaactactccctccatccgaaAACAAATTAGTATTGTATGAATCTGGGATGATACTATATCAtattccctctatcccataaaaaatcaatctaatattgaatgagatattttctagtacaacgaatctagatagactCCCTTTTATCAAGAttcattatattataaaatagcaCATTCAATACTAGATTGTTTTCTTTTAATGGAGGAAGTATGCCAtaataaattaacttattttggaacaggGTTAGTGCCCGCCTAGCACACAATTTTCTTATTAATGGAGGATATTTTAgacttttatttttccttttgtgtACTGCCTGAATGCCACGCAACATTATGGGAGATGGTAAGCGCGCAGCCACGATAATGATGACCCCATGGAAAGTTATAGCCTACTCTATGGAGTACGTACCAGTACATAGCCACACAGACAGCGTACGTGCACGCTCTAGCTCTAGTAGGCTGGGATGGGAGAGTAGGAGGAGCATGGCCGGTGGTAAGCCCCTACTACTACTGGCAGGCGACTTTACTCACCTATACAGGTATTCTACCAGTACGTAGAATACAATACTACGGAGTACTGTATATCTGTATCTATTCAATTCACTCTCCCCTACTCCCCCGTCCCTAAAAATCCATCTTATAAAGGTCCCTTTAAATtaggggcttttaactatttgccacttttagggcccctttaaatcgcAGGATtaagaaaacgtaggaataggaaaaacgtaggattttgataggaatgtaagtgtaaaacagatgattgcaaaacgcaggaatgatcgtttgattgaaccacaggaaaaacataggaattggatgagagatatagattcaaaggaaagttagcaagaggttgaagctcttgctaaatttcctccaaaatctctataggattgtccattccataggaatttcgaAGGATtagatatgattcaatcctttgtttcaaatggcttcataggaaattttcttataggattaaaatcctttaaaattcctatgtttttcctccaaatcaaaggggcccttagatttggcaaataactatttgccacccctatctcaatgacatgtgggttcacatgtgtctatgacatgtgggtccagtggcaaaaggttaattgccacatctaaatgtggcaaatggttaaatatctcttTAAATTATAGGAATGTAAAaacagagaaataaaaaaaataggattcTGACAAGAATACAGGTGttggaatagaaaaaatataggatctTGATAGGaaagtaagtgtaaaacagaggattgcaaaacgcaggaaaaaAACTGAATGTCcatttgattgaaccgcaggaagaacgcagaaaaaaaacatgaatgtCTATTTGATTGAACAGCATGAAAAACGTaagaattggatgagagagatagactcaaagaaaagttaACAAGAGGTTGAAACTCTTACTAAATATTCTTCAAAATCtatataggattgtccattccataggaatttcaaaggattggataagATTtgatcctttgtttcaaatggcttcatagaaaatttttttatatgattaaaATCCTCCataattcctatgtttttcctccaaatcaaaagGGTCTTACAAGTGTAAAACAATGGATTGGAAAAATACataaatgaccgtttgattggactacagaaaaaacataggaatcggACAAGAGAAATAGACTCAAAgtaatttttcaagaggttgaacctcttgctaactttcctctaGGATTACCCattcgggccctttgaatcgtaggactgagaaaacagaggaatagaaaaaaaaacacatgattatGATAGGAATGCAATTGTAAAATAGAGAAttacaaaacacagaaaaaacacatgagagatagactcaagggaagttttccaagaggttagagtggatgttaaattttcttcatttttcctCTAGAATTGTAGGAATAGGAAAGTTTAAACACATGAAAGATAGACTTAAGGGAAGTTTTCCAAGAGATTAGAGTGGATGTtaaattttctttgtttttcctctAGAATTGTAGGAATAGAAAAGTTTTCtacgtttttccttttctcattcctatgaatcaaagacATAAATAGTgtaggattttatttttttatttttccttcatTTACCCTCCAATTCAAAGGAGATCTTCGTATGTATTTTAAAGGATATGATATGTTTCTAAGGCCGAGTcctcaaactttcaacttttctatcacatcaaaactttattacacacataaacttttaatttttccatcacatcgtttcaatttcaaccaaactttcaattttagcgtgaactaaggCCGTGGTTAGTTTTCCCTCtgttcccaactttccatcacattatatcacataaaaactttcatacacacataatttttcaacttttttttcaaactcccaactttcttcaaacttctaatttttttttttaggaaaacacaCCCTGAGATGGATGgccgggcgggggcggcgcaTCGCATCCGTCTCATGCATGGAAACGAGCTCGAGCAGCAGCTACAGATGCACATAGCAGAGCTGCCAGAGCAGAGGGTGGCGCCGTGCAGCGCAGGGCAACGCAACGCAAAGCGcaactcttcctcctcctgacACAATTCACGCACTACTCCTACTCTACTCGTAGCTCAGTTTAGCCACACCCACACGCACCTCTTTATTAGTACTGTGCGCCGCATCACCCGTCCGATCCCACCCATGGTCCCCTATCTGGGGGGCCCACCGATCGgttgggacccacatgtcatagacggCAACACCGCCCCTGTGCTAACAACTGTGCACTCACGGAGCTTTACCTCATCAGTCTCAGCTGAGCAGGACACGTGGATGGATCACATCTACTCCCGCTGTCCAGCTCCTTAATTTGGCCTGCTACAGCACAGATCCGCCTTTAATGACGACTCTAATCACATCCCACCATCGAATCAACGTGCTGTTAAAGTGTTAATTAGACGATGGGTGAGCTTCTGCAAACAATGCTACATTGCTACTAGTGTCGTCAGTGAGTAGTACACACAACAAAATCTCCTCTTCTGATGCTCGGCTGACGACGacaggagaggagaagaattgGAAAGCACACACCACTGCACTGCTCCTGCCATCTCCGAAACGAAGAGAGCAGTGTATGATGATGATCTGACCATGGATGTGACTAGCAACGGCACGGCAAGGAGAGGAATAAACGCGATCAGAGACACACACGCAGAGACAAGCAGCACCAGCTCGCGTCTTGAAATGGATGGAATGATAGACAGGTGGACACTGGACAGATAGACATGTGGCTGTCTTTAATTTAgcgcaaagtttaaattttggttaaaattgaagatgatgtgactgaaaaattatgagtatataacaggttgatgtgatgaaaaaggactgaagtttggatctaaacacagccacagGTGCACACTTTGCATTGCACATACGGAGTACTGTAGGTGGAGTAGAGAAGAAAGCCAAGGTTGGCAATGTCGCCTCAACCGCGGGAGTTTGCCTCCCGTGTCGGGCACACCGCTGGCTCCTGTTCCGCTCCCTGCTCCGCCGGATTCGGACTTCGGACTCGGCGAAAGCGCGCACTGGTGGTGGCTAACTGCTCCACTTCAGGTTTGGAATTTGGATTGCCTGACATGAGCCCAAACCGTCCCATTTCCAGTTTATTATTATTGCCACTCCTGCAACAAGGCTCAAAATCTGTGAATCACTGCTCGTATCAAACTGACACTGAACAGAAgaacaaattcttaaaaaaaagataggaaAAATCATTTACAGGTTTTCACAGGAtttcaaggaaaaaaattggTTATAAAATAGGAGTACAGTGTAGAGAATTTCCTGTTGTGTAAAATCAATACGGCAATACTAGAGATTTCCTCTAGATAGGACGATGCGacccgggcccacctgtcagaggGATCGAATAACACGGCTTTTCCAGCACACCACAAAAGAGGACGATCCTGCAATTACGCAATCCAAGAGGGTTCAGATCTGATCACCGGGATAATTACATTACCACCCCACCCCCCCAAAACTTACCCCTAATCACCTTACAACCCCTCAACTCCACTAACACGCAGAAACCCCGTAATTTGTGTTTAACCAAGGGGCTGAATCGCAAAAACTCCGAGCAGTTAAAAACTCCCACCGTCCCACTCCTCACTCCCACCACTTCGCTCGCCGCACCAAGCCACCACCCccagccatggcggccgccgacgaccaCGCAGCCACCGCCATTGCCATCCCCGGCGACCCCGTAGACAGCGCCTGCTCCACCCCGTTCGTCAGCGCGCCGTCCAGCCCGTCGCGGGAGCACCACTTCGCTTCTTCCCACGGCGCGCCGTGCTTCTTCagcgcgccggcgagccccacccgcggcggcggcggcggcggcggcgggtgcctCGGTGACTTCGACTTCGACTTCTCGTCGCGGTTCCCGTCTccctccgcggcggcgatgtcgtcggCGGATGAGCTCTTCCACAACGGCCAGATCCGCGCTGTCCGTCTCTCCGCGATGCTCCTCCAGCCTCAGCCTCTGGCTccgctcgtcgacggcgacggccacgCGTCGCAtctggcggaggaggaggatgcggcggcggtggaggaggatggtGCGGAGGCGGACGAGCGCGGGCGCATCCGGAGCCGGTCGGTTCGACGGAAGGCGCGGTCGATGTCCCCGTTCCGCACGCGCTGGAGGGCGCCTtctcccgcgccggcgccggagtcCGCCGAGGAGGTCGAGGCAGtcgccacgccggcggcgtctcgctcgtcgtcgtcctcgtcgacggcTTCCTCCGCTTCGTCCACCTCCTCGCGAGGCTCCCGCCGGTGGGCGTTCTTGAAGGATCTCCTCCACCGGAGCAAGTCGGACGGCGGcaagaaccaccaccaccaccacgacaccgccgcgccaccgccgccaccccagTCGAACACCACCACCGCGCCAAAGAGGAgcccgtctccgtctccggcggcggcgagcgcgagaggagggagaggggcagcaacggggaggaggagcaggaggagatcGGCGCACGAGAGGATGTACGAGGcgaggagggcggaggcggaggagatgcggcggcggacgtACCTGCCGTACCGGCAGGGGCTCCTCCTCTTCGGCTGCATCGGCCTCGGCTCCCGCGGCTACGGCGCCGTCCACGGCCTCGCCCGGGGtctcaacgccgccgccgccgtctcttcgAGGTCATGACTCGTGACCTCCATTGCTGCTCCCGCCATGGATGCTGCTGTTCTCGGAGCTCCGATGCGTGCTGCTCTGCTTGCAGTGTGGAAAAACCTGCAAAAAATTGCATAGAAAATAGTAGTAGCTAGTACTAGAAGTTTGCTTTTGCCTTAATACTAGTTTCTTGTATGGATTTTGGTGATGTAAACAAAGCTTGTTCATCTGGTGATGGTGATAACCACTTAACAATGGCAAAATGGTGTTCTTTTACTACAGTACTTATTACAACTATACTTGTATTAACTGGAAATCAACTGATTATCTTATCCTTTTGCTATTGTAGAACATGAAACATTGTAGATTTGAGAGCATTTGTAGTTCACTTGTAACAGTTGGTGTCCGGACAGAGCTAGATCTCCGAACAAAATGTCTGCGTTTGCAATAGTAGTAATAACTATTGCTAGTAACATCCTCCCTTTGTTCACTGTAAAATTATCCTTCACAGATCTTTGGCTTCCATCACAATCTTCTCCAAAGCCTTTTGTAGTATCAAATGAGTTCTTTTTGTAGGAACCAAGAAAGCTAACAAAGGTGAGTTTCTAGGGGAAAGATGTCGACTCtgaaaaccaaaccaaacagtACAGAGATCAAGAACAGCTTTTTCTAATGTTAAGAAATTTTTACATCAAAATTATTGCTCAAACAGAATCAAAACTATTACTCGGAAAAAAGGGCTGGATTATTCTCTTCCGCTGGTTTTGCTTAGTAACAGTGGGGTAACATCATCTTTTATTCTCGATTATTATATGTCATGCATTCGAGCTGGGACGACAGGCTCAAGTACATGATGTACATCTCACGTGACAGATGACATGTCGTTTATCTTTTGTGCCTCGGGCTCAGTAATTTTATCACGGACAGAACAACGAGCTGTGGTTAATCTATGATAAACTACTGTTTACTTTGCGGTGATTATCTACCTAACCAAGGTAACCGAATAAACGGCCTTTCACCGTCCTGGCGCGACTTGTCCCTAATCGAGACCCTATTCTTTTAGTACTAGCAATAACAAAAGGAACTCACAAAGTCACAGTTACTAGTAAGTCACTAGCTATAAGTCTAAACATCAGTACAACACTGCAACCAAAGCTAATAGCACCAGGAGCAAATTCCAAACAGAAACATACTAAATTTTATCGAGTTTGTTTTACCTTAACTTGTTAGGCCTAACCCAAGATAAGTCACCTCTTTCACTTTTTGTTGGAAGCATGCACTTTGGATGCTTGTACCATAAGTTGTTCAGCGCTGTATGCGTGTGCTGCAAAAAGTCACACGCTTTGTGTCGAGATCTGTCAAACCCAACGCAACAATGGTGCATTTCTTTACTCTTAACAGATTAACCGACTAATAACCATCTGTACTGTGTTGATTCTTCATTCTAGTAGGAGTACTACCGTACTCCTAATAGTATTTGAATCCATTTCAACgaaaaagagaaagggaaaTATTTTTTGGGAGAGGCAGCAACCATACCACTTTGAAGTTGAGTTGACAACATGATAAAGGTCACAGTTGCATGGCAACTTCACCCGGACAGTCACCAGCAACACGCAGCAACTGCGCTCTCCAGCACAAGGAAAGCTGAAGGGGAAAAAGATTACGAAGTGAGAATTCAGGCATGTGGATGTGACAATACCAGCCTCCCATCCATATGTGTTCCTTTCCGAAGCAAGCATGTCACCGTACCTCAAGGCAAACCACAATAAATATAGTCCGATGCAGGGATGAAACGAAAGGCGCCATGCCTTGCTGTGTTCTTTCGCTGGGAGCATAGTATGTCCTGGTTCATGCAGGGGTAGGGCCATCAAAATGCCAGCTTTGAAAGGGATGAAAATAGAGTTTTGTACAGTAGTTGGAAGAATTTAAGAATGTAGTAATGACTAGTAACTCTGACAGTCGACATGGATCTGGAAATTGATTGTTTGATCTACTTGTAGAAATATTACGATCAtaaatgaaattttttttaaaggtaaCTGGAAAAAGAGACATCACTGATTATATTCTTTAATTCTTAGATGGTGTTCGTTTCTatcgaagatgaagatgaagttagGGTACGGAAAACAAGAAAAccattaatacataattaattaggttttaattattataaacttaaaaaaagatttatataatattttaaaataatttctatatagaaaagAACGGAGCCAGGCCCATTCTAACCTGCAGAGACTTAAGACTTTCACTAACCGTGTGGACTTTGAGGCTTTGAAGCTTTGACTAGAAAAGGAAGTTCATTTTCATACTCTCACATATAAATGATGGATGGCATCTCCAGATACCTTAAATCAAACTTGGTCTGAGGTAGGAGTACTTGCCAGCAACCTTTCCTCCCTGATATTTATTTTCCAGAGTCGCACAGATATGCAGCTGTTTCGCACATCACAGCACTGCAAAAAAAAGATTCAGGGAAAGCGTAAATGCCTATCATCACGATCACACTAAAATAAGGAATCCATAAAGCCTTTCAGATTCTTATGGATAAAGCTTGCAAAGAAAAGCTTTGCTGACCTCCAATAGCAAAGACACTCGTGCGCCGAGATGCAATAAGGTCGCCAGGACACTGAAATAACCATGAATAGAAAATGCCGGTAGTACTTCATCATTGGAGCGCCA
The nucleotide sequence above comes from Oryza glaberrima chromosome 11, OglaRS2, whole genome shotgun sequence. Encoded proteins:
- the LOC127754108 gene encoding uncharacterized protein LOC127754108; its protein translation is MAAADDHAATAIAIPGDPVDSACSTPFVSAPSSPSREHHFASSHGAPCFFSAPASPTRGGGGGGGGCLGDFDFDFSSRFPSPSAAAMSSADELFHNGQIRAVRLSAMLLQPQPLAPLVDGDGHASHLAEEEDAAAVEEDGAEADERGRIRSRSVRRKARSMSPFRTRWRAPSPAPAPESAEEVEAVATPAASRSSSSSSTASSASSTSSRGSRRWAFLKDLLHRSKSDGGKNHHHHHDTAAPPPPPQSNTTTAPKRSPSPSPAAASARGGRGAATGRRSRRRSAHERMYEARRAEAEEMRRRTYLPYRQGLLLFGCIGLGSRGYGAVHGLARGLNAAAAVSSRS